A section of the bacterium SCSIO 12696 genome encodes:
- a CDS encoding glycosyltransferase family 4 protein, protein MRLAYFTNSYPRATDTFIRREVVGLRERGFSVSTFSVHKVGLAHDVDEEVVKEKSNTHYLLPTNYLFLLLKNIQLLVRSPVRYLSTILLGLKTARPGAKGFLLQVFYFQEAVLLACELRKGGIEHLHNHLGDNSGTVTLLASKMTGIPYSISIHGPHIFFDAFHWALAEKLANSEFVSCIGHFCKSQMMLYTQEDSWNKLKIVRCGIRPTEFPFLPPETSAKRMLYVGRLSSEKGLPILFESMVSLLKSGRDFELHILGDGEERAGLETLAIELGLSERVIFHGFANRSQVREWLSMADIFVLPSFAEGIPVALMEAMACGTPVIATYVGGVIELVRDRETGLVVSPSDVSGLSEAIASYLDDDELCQHVASNARRVVCEKFDIDKQVDKLAALFKKYE, encoded by the coding sequence GTGCGTCTAGCGTATTTTACCAATAGTTACCCAAGAGCAACTGACACATTTATTCGTCGAGAAGTTGTTGGTCTGCGTGAAAGGGGCTTTTCTGTAAGCACATTCTCTGTCCATAAGGTGGGGCTGGCCCACGATGTGGATGAAGAAGTTGTCAAAGAAAAATCCAATACACACTATTTATTGCCTACCAATTACTTATTTTTATTATTAAAAAATATTCAGCTATTGGTTCGTTCTCCAGTGCGTTACTTGTCAACAATATTGTTAGGCCTGAAAACCGCTCGGCCAGGGGCGAAAGGTTTTTTGTTGCAAGTGTTTTACTTTCAAGAAGCTGTTCTTTTGGCTTGCGAGCTCCGAAAAGGCGGCATAGAGCACCTGCATAATCATTTGGGTGACAATAGTGGAACAGTAACGCTACTGGCATCAAAAATGACCGGAATACCATACAGTATCAGTATTCACGGCCCGCACATTTTTTTTGATGCTTTTCATTGGGCTTTGGCTGAAAAATTAGCTAATTCAGAATTTGTTTCTTGTATAGGGCATTTTTGCAAGAGCCAAATGATGCTTTATACGCAGGAAGATTCTTGGAATAAACTAAAGATAGTTCGCTGTGGTATACGCCCGACAGAATTTCCTTTCTTGCCTCCAGAGACCAGTGCTAAAAGGATGTTGTATGTCGGACGGCTTTCTTCTGAGAAGGGACTGCCAATTCTTTTCGAGAGTATGGTTTCTCTGCTGAAGTCGGGGCGCGACTTTGAACTGCATATTCTTGGCGATGGTGAGGAGCGTGCAGGTCTTGAGACTTTGGCGATTGAGTTGGGCTTGTCGGAAAGGGTTATATTTCACGGCTTTGCCAATCGATCGCAGGTGAGAGAGTGGCTATCCATGGCGGATATTTTTGTGCTACCCAGTTTCGCAGAAGGGATACCGGTTGCTCTTATGGAGGCAATGGCCTGTGGAACTCCGGTGATTGCTACATACGTAGGCGGAGTGATTGAACTTGTGAGAGACCGAGAAACAGGTCTTGTTGTATCGCCGTCAGATGTTTCTGGCCTGTCAGAAGCAATTGCCAGCTATTTGGATGATGATGAGCTTTGTCAGCATGTGGCAAGCAACGCCAGACGAGTAGTCTGTGAAAAATTTGATATAGATAAGCAAGTAGATAAATTAGCTGCGCTATTTAAAAAGTATGAATAA
- a CDS encoding NAD-dependent epimerase/dehydratase family protein produces MDAKENKLRVGFIGVGNISSHHKRTVMMLENVDLVAVCDFNNHAANQFISDCQNVQVFDDADKMLAETNLDVVHVLTQPDSHYLLAKKVLEARCHAVVEKPIALNCEDARELIEVAENNGVTISVNHNFIYSTPYKKLQKIVNSGDVGPIKSIRVVWKKHLPPIDTGPWNLWMLRQPGNLLYETAVHTVSELLGVLGGDSSETMDIEFVDLFGRKKFPTGGLYYSRWSIAGRRGQTAIKIDIAVDQGYEEHYVEVEGLFGVARADIEKDICTLDRHSGKSIDGERLAVNWRSAFSRLAQSTQTYFRYAASRVIKSIGGGPYEICMSSGIKACYETIRSNTHDCQGSTGLFALQVITMLERIRKFANPTIQADEKTFLEAFSPSVTDQNSASSATPTVLVIGATGFIGKALLKSFVRQKISARALVRNPSALAGVVPQESIDVVVGDYRDESILRTALEGAESVIHLAVTPANSYPGYVANNVDPTKKLIDLCQELGIKRFVYSGTIDSLHLGPSAGLISENDGIDKQIQRRNNYARSKADIEQYLAKKYRDEGFPAVVVRPAIVIGEGGAITHLGVANWFGLGVCRYWGKGENLLPFVLVDDVADAIAATVHTEDVVGKSYNLSAEPALSARDYVQQVEAMLKSHIDAKSSRAWLLYTQDMIRWVVKRLVGHPDGERTPSLHDWQCRGQYAHFDTSNARQDLNWQPESRREELIRKGIEEPLSQQYGDKQWS; encoded by the coding sequence ATGGATGCTAAAGAAAATAAGTTAAGGGTTGGCTTTATTGGCGTAGGTAATATATCTAGCCATCATAAGCGAACCGTTATGATGCTGGAGAATGTTGATCTGGTTGCGGTCTGTGACTTCAATAACCACGCTGCTAACCAATTTATATCCGATTGCCAGAATGTTCAGGTGTTTGATGATGCCGATAAAATGCTGGCAGAAACAAACCTCGATGTTGTGCATGTACTTACTCAGCCAGATAGCCATTATCTTTTGGCTAAAAAAGTACTTGAGGCGAGATGTCATGCGGTAGTAGAGAAGCCTATCGCACTCAATTGTGAAGATGCTCGTGAGCTAATTGAAGTCGCTGAGAATAATGGCGTCACCATTAGTGTTAATCACAATTTTATTTATTCCACACCCTATAAAAAACTGCAAAAGATTGTAAATAGTGGAGATGTTGGCCCAATAAAATCTATTCGCGTGGTATGGAAAAAGCATCTGCCACCGATTGATACTGGCCCTTGGAATTTATGGATGCTAAGGCAGCCAGGTAACTTGTTGTATGAAACAGCAGTGCATACTGTGTCGGAGTTGCTTGGGGTGCTTGGTGGCGACTCCAGCGAAACAATGGATATTGAGTTTGTTGACCTGTTTGGGCGCAAGAAATTCCCCACGGGAGGTTTGTACTATAGCCGTTGGAGTATTGCCGGTAGACGGGGGCAAACGGCCATTAAAATAGATATTGCCGTCGATCAGGGTTATGAAGAGCACTATGTAGAAGTGGAAGGTTTATTCGGCGTAGCTCGAGCTGATATAGAGAAAGATATTTGCACCCTTGATCGGCACTCAGGTAAATCTATAGATGGTGAGCGTTTGGCCGTTAACTGGCGCTCGGCGTTTAGCCGCTTAGCGCAATCGACACAAACCTATTTTCGTTATGCAGCCTCGAGAGTTATTAAGTCTATTGGGGGTGGGCCATACGAGATATGTATGAGTAGTGGTATCAAAGCTTGCTACGAAACGATTCGATCTAACACGCATGATTGCCAAGGATCGACAGGTTTATTTGCTCTTCAAGTTATTACTATGCTCGAGCGAATTCGAAAGTTCGCTAATCCGACCATTCAAGCAGATGAAAAAACCTTTCTGGAAGCGTTTTCGCCGAGTGTGACGGATCAGAACTCTGCCTCAAGTGCTACTCCGACGGTTTTGGTTATTGGCGCTACAGGCTTTATTGGTAAGGCACTTTTGAAAAGCTTTGTTCGCCAGAAAATATCTGCACGGGCCTTGGTGAGAAATCCATCTGCTCTAGCTGGGGTAGTGCCTCAGGAAAGTATTGACGTTGTTGTTGGGGATTACAGGGATGAAAGTATTTTGCGAACAGCCCTCGAGGGAGCTGAGAGTGTTATTCATCTTGCGGTTACCCCTGCAAATAGCTATCCAGGTTATGTTGCAAATAATGTTGACCCCACTAAAAAATTGATTGATCTGTGCCAAGAATTAGGAATAAAACGATTTGTCTATTCAGGAACGATTGACTCTCTGCACCTTGGTCCTTCAGCCGGTTTAATTAGCGAGAACGACGGTATTGATAAGCAAATTCAACGCCGCAACAACTATGCGCGCAGTAAAGCTGATATAGAGCAGTACTTGGCTAAGAAGTACCGTGATGAAGGGTTTCCAGCAGTGGTAGTTCGGCCTGCAATAGTCATTGGCGAAGGTGGAGCGATAACACACTTAGGTGTTGCGAATTGGTTTGGCCTCGGCGTTTGTCGTTACTGGGGTAAAGGCGAAAACCTTCTTCCCTTTGTTTTGGTTGATGATGTGGCAGATGCTATCGCTGCAACCGTCCATACAGAAGACGTAGTGGGGAAAAGCTACAATTTGTCTGCAGAGCCAGCCCTCAGTGCGCGTGATTATGTTCAACAAGTAGAGGCCATGCTGAAGAGCCACATTGATGCTAAATCCAGCCGGGCTTGGTTGTTGTATACCCAAGATATGATCAGATGGGTTGTTAAGCGTTTGGTGGGTCACCCGGATGGTGAACGAACGCCTTCATTACATGATTGGCAATGTCGTGGCCAATACGCTCACTTTGATACCAGCAATGCTCGCCAAGATTTGAATTGGCAGCCCGAAAGCCGTCGTGAAGAGCTGATTCGTAAAGGAATTGAAGAGCCATTGTCTCAGCAATACGGTGACAAACAGTGGTCGTAA
- a CDS encoding O-antigen ligase family protein: MLVYIKAFVVLSGFFVIASTLNRFFHGKDLDELGFFGVNTKKIIIVWLSITACVFVLQSIWLLYIGVIVASLSLRKNPDNDVLWFVFFLLIMPLYEAHIPGFAGIEYLLGVSYLSIVSLCFLFPKFLEFKNDKSKTPFGQLFQDKCIVILYLLVIFQGFRDNASVTGSVKLALVAFFEVIVPYAVISRLSIDKKILDSVFVVILLTGLFGALVNVFEFLRGWQLYRGTSFIVGSSSITESTFMYRGGYLRASSLFVHSIVNGYFMVVSLGAWYFCAKRFSPSFLFKYGTLFLLLAGLYCTSSRGPWVGAALFFVVVTVFLGKNRFRNLAYLGVFGLVSVFGLILLGQKERFLELLPFIGKEGVDSYRSKLIENGLEVFYRNPLLGQSSGKYLNEPEMLALIQGEGIIDIVNNYIALLLDYGLFGFLPYVLLFLSLMIAVNRVRKNSDDRTFLVSSVLIGLSISHLFIMGTVKDLGHIKPLSYMILAMMVGVGVLPKLRGAK, from the coding sequence ATGTTGGTGTATATAAAAGCTTTTGTTGTTCTTTCCGGGTTTTTTGTTATTGCATCAACTCTTAATCGATTCTTTCATGGAAAAGATCTGGATGAGTTGGGATTCTTTGGTGTCAACACTAAAAAGATAATAATTGTTTGGCTGTCAATTACGGCTTGTGTCTTTGTTTTGCAAAGTATTTGGTTGTTATACATTGGTGTAATTGTTGCTTCGCTTTCCTTAAGAAAAAACCCAGATAATGATGTTTTGTGGTTTGTATTCTTCCTGCTAATCATGCCACTTTATGAGGCTCATATACCAGGTTTTGCCGGAATTGAGTATCTACTAGGGGTTAGTTATCTATCGATAGTCTCTCTTTGTTTCTTATTTCCGAAGTTCTTGGAGTTCAAGAACGATAAGTCAAAAACCCCATTCGGCCAGCTATTTCAAGATAAATGCATCGTTATATTATATCTCTTGGTTATTTTTCAAGGGTTTAGAGATAATGCCAGTGTCACAGGTTCTGTGAAGCTGGCGCTTGTCGCATTTTTTGAAGTTATTGTTCCGTACGCTGTTATCAGTAGATTGTCTATTGATAAAAAAATTCTGGACTCTGTATTCGTTGTGATCCTTTTAACAGGGTTGTTTGGGGCTCTAGTAAATGTCTTTGAGTTTCTAAGAGGATGGCAGCTGTATCGAGGAACAAGCTTTATTGTTGGATCTTCATCAATTACAGAGTCAACTTTCATGTACCGGGGAGGGTATTTAAGAGCATCTTCCTTGTTTGTTCATTCCATTGTTAATGGCTATTTTATGGTGGTTTCACTGGGTGCTTGGTACTTTTGTGCCAAACGATTCTCGCCCAGTTTCTTATTCAAATACGGAACGCTCTTTTTACTATTAGCAGGCTTGTACTGTACCTCTTCTCGAGGTCCCTGGGTTGGGGCGGCATTGTTCTTTGTTGTAGTCACTGTATTTCTTGGTAAGAATAGGTTCAGAAACTTAGCTTATTTAGGTGTGTTTGGTCTGGTTTCTGTATTTGGCCTGATTCTTTTGGGACAGAAAGAGCGTTTTTTAGAGTTGCTCCCGTTTATTGGTAAGGAAGGTGTGGATTCATATCGATCCAAGCTTATTGAGAATGGGTTAGAGGTCTTTTACAGGAATCCACTTCTGGGGCAATCAAGTGGGAAATACTTAAATGAACCCGAAATGTTGGCGCTGATTCAGGGGGAAGGCATTATCGATATTGTCAACAATTACATAGCTCTTCTTTTGGATTATGGGCTTTTCGGGTTCCTTCCCTACGTGCTTTTGTTTTTATCTTTGATGATCGCAGTTAACCGTGTGAGAAAAAATTCTGATGATAGAACTTTTTTGGTTTCTTCAGTGCTCATAGGGTTGTCAATTTCCCACCTTTTTATTATGGGAACGGTTAAGGATCTTGGGCATATCAAACCATTGTCTTACATGATACTTGCGATGATGGTTGGTGTTGGGGTGCTTCCAAAATTAAGAGGTGCAAAGTGA
- a CDS encoding glycosyltransferase family 4 protein codes for MAEARLKVLLIVEQCNPDWFSAPLVGYRLYESIRQHVDVTLVTHERNREALEKACPDANVFFIKESRLISAYERIVKRISTIRDRIIWPIYNSFGYFIYGDFDNKVYRTFKRDIEKGKYDVVHSLTPVMPRYPVKIAKVCDETPFVIGPVNGGVPFPKGFKKVASQEFAYFNFIRIFGRFLIPGYKRTYKKARYVLSGSSYTKGLVERTFDLNPKKVGLFFENGVTEEFLSQGRKNLSERSFNPERVTLIFVGRLVPYKGADMLLEAVGQLDSAVKEKINLLIVGDGPEMPKLREMVKELGLEEFVELCGWVSQSQTLDYYRRSDIFCFPSVREFGGAVVLEAMANALPCIVVNNGGIGEFVNEKVGFKVEPKSREYVISETAASIEVLVRDAEMRLSMSREAMRYAEDQSWNKKSRFVADVYKSVVTETV; via the coding sequence GTGGCTGAAGCACGACTAAAAGTCTTACTAATTGTGGAGCAGTGTAACCCTGATTGGTTTTCAGCTCCACTCGTTGGCTATCGGCTTTATGAGTCGATTAGGCAGCATGTTGATGTAACCTTAGTGACCCATGAAAGGAATCGAGAAGCGCTTGAGAAAGCATGTCCAGATGCGAATGTTTTTTTTATTAAGGAAAGTCGACTAATTAGTGCTTACGAACGAATTGTTAAGCGTATTAGTACAATAAGGGATCGAATTATATGGCCGATTTACAACTCCTTTGGTTATTTTATATACGGTGATTTCGACAATAAAGTGTATCGCACCTTTAAGCGTGATATCGAAAAAGGCAAGTATGACGTTGTTCATTCATTAACTCCAGTGATGCCTCGCTACCCAGTGAAAATAGCGAAAGTGTGCGATGAAACACCATTTGTTATTGGCCCAGTAAATGGCGGTGTTCCCTTCCCTAAAGGATTCAAAAAAGTAGCGAGTCAAGAATTTGCCTATTTTAATTTTATTCGTATTTTTGGCCGATTTCTGATTCCCGGATATAAGAGAACCTATAAAAAAGCTCGTTATGTGCTTTCCGGGTCTAGTTATACCAAAGGATTGGTTGAGAGGACCTTCGATTTAAACCCAAAGAAAGTGGGGCTATTTTTTGAAAATGGTGTAACGGAAGAGTTCTTGTCGCAAGGGAGGAAGAATTTATCTGAGAGAAGCTTTAACCCCGAAAGGGTTACCTTAATATTTGTTGGCCGCCTAGTGCCATATAAAGGTGCAGATATGCTGCTAGAAGCAGTCGGTCAGTTAGATTCAGCAGTTAAAGAAAAGATTAACTTACTGATTGTAGGTGATGGGCCAGAGATGCCGAAACTGCGTGAAATGGTTAAGGAGCTAGGTCTTGAAGAATTTGTTGAGCTGTGTGGTTGGGTATCACAAAGCCAGACGCTGGATTACTACCGAAGGTCGGATATTTTTTGTTTCCCCTCTGTTCGAGAATTTGGCGGCGCAGTTGTGTTAGAGGCAATGGCGAATGCTCTTCCTTGCATTGTTGTAAATAACGGGGGTATCGGAGAGTTTGTTAACGAAAAAGTAGGCTTTAAGGTAGAGCCTAAGTCGAGGGAGTATGTGATTAGTGAAACAGCAGCTTCTATAGAGGTATTAGTTAGAGACGCTGAAATGAGGCTGTCGATGTCTCGTGAGGCGATGCGTTATGCTGAAGATCAGTCATGGAATAAAAAGTCTAGGTTTGTAGCTGATGTGTATAAGTCGGTTGTAACGGAAACGGTATGA
- a CDS encoding Gfo/Idh/MocA family oxidoreductase has product MNNSEEMSVAIVGCGFVADYYMATIEHYPHINIAGVFDIDTKRLKTFCDFYQLDAYESFEAILANSNINIVLNLTDPRSHYEVSKQCLEKGKNVYSEKPLAMSYEDAKELVCLAEKKGLHIHSAPCSLFGNLAQTLKSAVSGKVCGDIRLVYAELDDGMIHKQPYKMWVSKSGAPWPYKDEFEVGCTLEHAGYYLTWLVAMFGRVEKVIAFSDCLIKEKVHDQELTPKYTADTSLATLVFSEGVVARLSTTIVAPSKRSLQVIGEKGVLEVDDCWNNNGSVYFRRLITIRRKTFLSPIRKKLKSVCGEKMPTTSSGKTKMDFLLGVDGLRRTVLGERSKADSQFALHVNEVALALQYSGRDGVLYRPESELSSHCKK; this is encoded by the coding sequence ATGAATAATTCTGAAGAAATGTCAGTAGCTATCGTCGGTTGTGGTTTTGTGGCTGACTACTATATGGCAACCATTGAACATTATCCGCACATCAATATAGCGGGCGTGTTTGATATTGATACCAAGCGTTTGAAGACGTTCTGTGATTTTTACCAGCTAGATGCTTATGAAAGCTTCGAAGCCATTCTCGCTAATTCGAATATCAATATTGTTTTAAATCTGACAGATCCTCGATCTCACTACGAAGTGTCTAAGCAATGCTTAGAAAAAGGTAAAAATGTATACAGTGAAAAACCCCTGGCTATGTCCTATGAGGATGCCAAAGAGCTTGTTTGTTTGGCAGAAAAAAAAGGGCTTCATATACATTCTGCCCCCTGTAGTTTGTTTGGTAATTTGGCACAGACGCTGAAATCTGCGGTGTCTGGAAAGGTTTGTGGTGATATTCGCTTGGTTTATGCTGAGTTAGATGACGGAATGATCCACAAGCAGCCTTATAAAATGTGGGTTAGCAAAAGTGGTGCTCCCTGGCCTTATAAAGATGAATTTGAGGTGGGTTGCACCCTTGAGCATGCAGGGTATTACCTGACATGGTTGGTTGCTATGTTTGGCCGTGTCGAAAAAGTCATTGCCTTTTCAGATTGTCTTATAAAAGAAAAAGTGCATGACCAAGAATTAACTCCCAAATACACGGCAGATACATCGCTAGCAACTCTGGTGTTTTCTGAGGGCGTTGTTGCTCGATTGAGCACTACAATTGTTGCTCCTAGCAAGCGTTCTCTGCAAGTGATTGGTGAAAAAGGAGTTCTGGAGGTGGATGATTGCTGGAATAATAATGGATCAGTCTATTTTAGGCGCCTAATAACTATTCGTCGAAAAACATTTCTTTCTCCGATTCGCAAAAAACTGAAGAGTGTGTGCGGAGAGAAAATGCCGACCACGTCTAGCGGGAAAACCAAAATGGATTTTTTGTTGGGCGTTGACGGCCTGAGAAGAACCGTTTTAGGCGAGAGAAGTAAGGCAGATAGTCAGTTTGCTCTTCACGTGAATGAAGTCGCGCTTGCGCTTCAATATTCAGGGCGGGATGGTGTGCTGTATCGTCCTGAAAGTGAATTATCTTCTCATTGTAAGAAATAA
- a CDS encoding glycosyltransferase: MNTSNALGFIAIGRNEGERLKNSLLAMRKYAVNSPIVYVDSGSEDGSVAFALSLGVLVVELDTSIPFTAARARNAGFEKLLSAFPELEFVQFMDGDCELEPGWIEYALAEFSRNTDMAIASGRRSEKNQDVSVYNRLMDVEWNTAIGEAKAVLGDMMVKVDIFREVGGFSDEIIAAEDDDFCIRTRAQGYKVYRLDCPMSRHDANILRIRQWYKRAVRGGYGFANIWHLHGRGPEKYFFREVLSALFWGALIPLLLLSSLFLSPFFTLCVLFLYGISIGKMLLGNLRKKLGFRTTFVYGFLILTAKISEFAGMANYMVGQLSRRRQELIEYK; this comes from the coding sequence GTGAACACATCTAATGCCCTGGGCTTTATTGCTATCGGCCGTAATGAAGGCGAGCGTTTAAAAAACAGCCTCTTGGCAATGCGTAAATATGCGGTTAACTCACCGATTGTGTATGTTGACTCAGGCTCAGAGGATGGCAGTGTAGCTTTTGCGCTATCACTGGGCGTTTTAGTTGTAGAGCTGGACACCTCGATACCATTTACTGCGGCTCGAGCGAGAAATGCAGGCTTTGAAAAGTTACTGTCTGCATTTCCAGAGCTGGAGTTTGTTCAGTTTATGGATGGTGACTGTGAGCTTGAACCTGGTTGGATCGAGTACGCTTTGGCTGAATTTTCCAGGAATACAGACATGGCCATTGCCAGCGGCCGTCGTTCTGAAAAAAACCAAGATGTTTCTGTTTACAACCGACTAATGGATGTGGAATGGAATACGGCTATAGGAGAAGCTAAGGCCGTGTTGGGAGATATGATGGTTAAAGTCGATATCTTTCGGGAAGTGGGCGGGTTTTCAGATGAAATTATTGCTGCTGAAGATGATGATTTCTGTATACGTACCCGTGCGCAGGGGTACAAGGTGTACCGACTGGACTGTCCGATGAGTCGGCACGATGCAAATATTCTTCGCATACGCCAATGGTATAAACGCGCGGTGCGCGGGGGTTACGGTTTTGCCAATATCTGGCATCTACATGGTCGTGGGCCAGAGAAGTATTTTTTCAGAGAAGTGTTAAGCGCTTTATTCTGGGGTGCATTAATACCATTGTTGTTATTAAGCTCCTTGTTTTTATCCCCATTTTTCACCCTATGTGTATTGTTCTTATACGGTATATCCATTGGCAAAATGCTGCTAGGGAATCTTAGAAAGAAGTTAGGGTTTCGTACGACTTTTGTTTATGGGTTTTTAATTTTAACTGCGAAAATCAGTGAGTTTGCCGGAATGGCCAATTATATGGTGGGGCAGTTGTCTCGCCGCCGGCAAGAGCTGATTGAGTACAAGTAA
- a CDS encoding cellulose-binding protein codes for MKSAAERLFRALLLLVSAMGLFAMQSAANPSLKDQSSIGMGLSGIADWSTQFPFLNIMRSSREWYDWDRNSPEGIVVDEYGELVSVEAGVRPAVVFLTNIEEHPIVYDRYIVRWKGAGGIEYDWCAKKVGESNGGDVIETREDSCLIRVSSFDPSDPIREIEVVPAKFIENYDRGEVFNPDFLANIGRFRALRFMDWMITNGSTQNLWSDRPTPKHRSFAQKGVPIEYMVRLANELGSDPWFNMPHLATDQYIKNFAKVVQNSLDKNLTAYVEYSNEVWNWLFPQSQYALKASRELWDKEGDAYMQWHGMKTANICKIWKNEVFLEEKHRVNCVLGAHATWPGLETSSLDCPLWKENKGSCQDHGIDSVAIAAYFTGCINTYENDLGQRKVEEWLNESDGGLQKAFEQAFDSRHFPCEFSAAEMEKVYAYHVGVARSRGLQVLAYEGGQHITGNFEETQTDQRFIALHIGLNRDERMRRLYERNFKSWRDAGGGLFFHFVDVSVPGQYGSWGALEYVTQPTSPKWQALLNMNAQPCWWDHCVENK; via the coding sequence GTGAAATCTGCTGCTGAGAGATTGTTTAGGGCCCTATTGTTGCTTGTTTCTGCAATGGGGCTTTTTGCTATGCAGTCTGCAGCAAACCCCTCGCTCAAAGATCAGAGTTCGATAGGGATGGGGTTGAGCGGGATTGCAGATTGGTCAACACAGTTTCCTTTTCTGAATATCATGCGATCCTCTAGAGAGTGGTATGACTGGGATAGGAATAGCCCTGAAGGGATTGTTGTAGACGAGTATGGTGAGTTGGTTAGTGTAGAAGCAGGGGTTCGGCCGGCTGTTGTTTTTTTAACAAATATAGAAGAGCACCCAATTGTTTATGACAGATACATTGTTCGCTGGAAAGGTGCTGGAGGTATAGAGTATGACTGGTGTGCAAAGAAAGTAGGGGAGTCGAATGGTGGAGATGTTATTGAAACTAGAGAAGATAGCTGCCTGATTCGTGTTTCAAGCTTTGATCCTTCAGACCCGATTAGAGAGATAGAGGTTGTTCCAGCAAAATTTATAGAAAACTATGACAGAGGCGAGGTTTTCAACCCTGATTTTCTGGCAAATATTGGAAGATTTCGCGCATTGCGTTTTATGGACTGGATGATCACGAATGGCTCTACTCAGAACCTGTGGTCCGACAGGCCGACACCTAAACACAGGAGTTTTGCGCAAAAAGGTGTTCCGATTGAATATATGGTGCGATTAGCTAACGAACTTGGTTCAGATCCATGGTTCAACATGCCGCATTTGGCTACTGACCAGTACATCAAAAATTTTGCCAAAGTTGTTCAAAATAGCCTAGATAAAAACCTGACGGCTTATGTCGAATACTCAAATGAGGTTTGGAATTGGTTATTTCCCCAGTCTCAATACGCATTAAAGGCATCTAGGGAGCTTTGGGATAAAGAAGGTGATGCCTACATGCAGTGGCATGGTATGAAAACAGCAAACATATGCAAGATCTGGAAAAACGAAGTATTTCTAGAGGAAAAGCATCGAGTCAATTGTGTCTTAGGTGCACATGCTACATGGCCTGGTCTTGAAACATCATCTTTGGATTGCCCTTTGTGGAAGGAGAATAAAGGCTCTTGCCAAGATCATGGTATAGATTCTGTCGCGATAGCCGCATATTTCACGGGTTGTATCAATACTTATGAGAATGACTTGGGTCAACGCAAAGTAGAGGAGTGGCTCAATGAAAGCGATGGCGGCTTGCAAAAGGCATTTGAACAAGCGTTTGATAGCCGTCATTTTCCCTGTGAGTTCAGTGCTGCAGAGATGGAGAAAGTATATGCCTACCATGTTGGTGTTGCCAGGAGTCGTGGGTTGCAAGTACTAGCTTATGAGGGGGGGCAACACATCACTGGTAATTTTGAAGAAACACAGACAGATCAGCGCTTTATTGCACTCCATATCGGTTTAAATAGAGATGAACGGATGCGTCGTCTTTATGAGAGAAATTTTAAGAGTTGGAGAGATGCTGGTGGAGGGCTGTTTTTCCATTTTGTTGATGTTTCGGTGCCAGGCCAATATGGCAGTTGGGGAGCTTTAGAATACGTTACTCAGCCTACATCACCTAAGTGGCAGGCCCTACTGAATATGAACGCTCAGCCTTGCTGGTGGGATCACTGCGTAGAGAATAAATAG
- a CDS encoding NAD(P)-dependent oxidoreductase, producing the protein MNILVTGAAGFIGQQVVRRALDAGHGVVGVSRKDVSQLPQHENLQWINADLKTELLDVSGKNLDVVIHLAADLSSNQEQSDVINAAITKNILDSMDKADLKKLVLMGSISVLDYKGLPALFTVDENVPICGTDENLGDYALMKRNEELTVKKWVSGDKHVTVLRAGLVYDAENLSTAHAGLLAGSLGIVVSHEGQVPLINVERLASVTIAVAENTSVTQCEALHVLDDELPNQKQYLYELKKRGLLSRFIIPLPWWLFSTFCAFVRCALGFSGRKKLPDSFCGNSVSGRYKPLQFSSQKEA; encoded by the coding sequence GTGAATATACTTGTAACCGGTGCAGCAGGCTTTATAGGCCAGCAAGTGGTGAGAAGGGCATTGGATGCTGGCCATGGTGTTGTCGGTGTGAGTCGAAAGGATGTGTCTCAACTTCCCCAGCATGAAAACCTGCAGTGGATAAATGCTGATCTAAAAACGGAGTTGTTGGATGTTTCGGGCAAGAACCTGGATGTTGTTATCCATTTGGCTGCTGACCTGTCCAGCAACCAAGAACAGAGTGATGTTATAAACGCTGCAATCACTAAAAATATATTGGACTCCATGGATAAGGCTGACCTAAAAAAATTAGTTCTAATGGGAAGCATCTCTGTCCTGGATTACAAAGGATTGCCAGCGCTTTTTACGGTCGATGAGAATGTTCCCATATGTGGAACTGATGAGAATTTAGGAGATTACGCTTTGATGAAGCGTAATGAAGAGTTGACTGTAAAAAAATGGGTGAGTGGCGATAAACACGTAACGGTGCTTCGGGCTGGGTTGGTTTATGACGCAGAGAATTTATCCACAGCTCATGCTGGTCTGTTAGCCGGTAGCCTTGGAATAGTCGTTTCTCATGAAGGGCAGGTTCCGCTGATAAATGTTGAGAGGTTGGCTTCCGTAACAATCGCTGTTGCAGAAAACACAAGTGTGACACAGTGTGAAGCTTTGCACGTCTTGGATGATGAACTGCCGAACCAGAAGCAATATCTCTATGAACTCAAGAAAAGAGGTTTGCTATCTCGCTTCATAATACCTTTACCATGGTGGCTATTCTCTACATTTTGTGCATTTGTTAGGTGTGCTTTAGGCTTTTCTGGACGCAAAAAATTACCCGATAGTTTTTGTGGGAATAGCGTTAGTGGTCGTTATAAACCATTGCAGTTTTCTTCCCAGAAAGAGGCATAA